One Lacunisphaera limnophila DNA window includes the following coding sequences:
- a CDS encoding SDR family oxidoreductase — protein sequence MRAPIVLISGASQGIGEAVALAFARQIRGVRLVLVARNVKNLQRVAQACQKAGAKAEAFECDVSNEASVTLMAAAVRRRFKAVDVLVNNAGAFAMAPFAETTLEAFDRMIAVNLRSAFLVTQAFLPVMVQRRQGDIFFMSSIAGLGAYPNAAAYCAAKFGVTGLAQVLRAETKEQGIRVCCVHPGATWSPSWAQSGVKPERIMPAEDIAQAIVDAHRLSRRTVLEEIVLRPQRGDV from the coding sequence ATGCGTGCTCCCATCGTGCTTATTAGTGGTGCTTCACAGGGAATCGGTGAGGCCGTGGCCCTGGCCTTTGCCCGGCAAATCCGCGGGGTGCGGCTGGTGCTGGTGGCGCGGAACGTGAAGAACCTGCAGCGCGTGGCGCAGGCCTGTCAGAAAGCGGGCGCCAAGGCCGAGGCCTTCGAGTGTGATGTCAGCAACGAGGCGTCGGTCACCCTCATGGCCGCCGCGGTCCGGCGCCGGTTCAAGGCGGTGGATGTGCTGGTCAACAACGCCGGGGCGTTTGCCATGGCGCCCTTTGCGGAGACGACGCTGGAGGCGTTTGACCGCATGATCGCGGTGAATTTGCGCAGTGCGTTTCTGGTGACGCAGGCATTCCTGCCGGTGATGGTGCAGCGCCGGCAGGGCGATATCTTCTTCATGAGCTCGATCGCCGGGCTCGGGGCCTACCCGAATGCGGCGGCCTATTGCGCGGCGAAGTTTGGCGTCACGGGCCTGGCCCAGGTGTTGCGGGCGGAGACCAAGGAGCAGGGCATCCGCGTGTGTTGCGTGCACCCGGGGGCGACGTGGTCGCCCTCTTGGGCGCAGAGCGGCGTGAAGCCGGAACGCATCATGCCGGCCGAGGACATCGCGCAGGCGATCGTCGACGCCCACCGGCTCAGCCGCCGCACGGTGCTGGAGGAGATCGTGCTCCGTCCCCAACGCGGGGACGTATAA
- a CDS encoding porin, which produces MPPSRLHYFTGILGLLGLMALPLRAAPTVEERLAALEDKLAALSAENSSLREKLAAKPGALPVTIAGKETKLALGGFLHLNAESGDAPDSRYAGIHERFLVRRARLNLKGSFGSDWSFKLESDFGANTTGTTSAYRAQLTDVYVDWTPNPAAQVRVGQFKTPFGWEQLMPDTQNPFAERPLANDRLTLSRQIGAALSGTLAGGRADYSVGAFNGNGVNNAGNDNNAFLTVARVSAKAWTGKIHEQAATWSVGANAFTTRDTGTFTGRREGFGLDTQFNAGPAILRAEWLTSTSDPAAAAATEADGWYLTALYDLTKTWQFAARYETYDANTATARNETDTLVLGVNHRIRGNDLVLTLNYLAGNADLGGNDDRLIARLQVVF; this is translated from the coding sequence ATGCCCCCTTCGCGTTTACATTATTTTACCGGTATCCTTGGCCTGCTCGGTTTGATGGCGCTGCCCCTGCGGGCGGCTCCCACGGTCGAAGAGCGTCTGGCCGCCCTCGAGGACAAACTCGCCGCCCTCAGCGCCGAAAATTCGAGCCTGCGCGAAAAACTGGCGGCCAAGCCCGGCGCCCTGCCCGTCACCATCGCCGGCAAGGAAACCAAGCTGGCCCTCGGCGGCTTCCTCCACCTCAACGCCGAGAGCGGCGACGCCCCCGACAGCCGCTATGCCGGCATCCACGAGCGCTTTCTCGTCCGCCGCGCCCGCCTGAATCTCAAGGGCAGCTTCGGCTCGGACTGGAGTTTCAAGCTCGAGTCCGACTTCGGCGCCAACACCACCGGCACCACCAGCGCCTACCGCGCCCAACTCACCGATGTCTATGTCGATTGGACGCCCAACCCTGCCGCGCAGGTCCGCGTCGGCCAGTTCAAGACGCCCTTCGGCTGGGAGCAGCTGATGCCCGACACCCAGAATCCCTTCGCCGAACGCCCGCTCGCCAACGACCGCCTCACCCTCAGCCGCCAAATCGGTGCCGCTCTGTCCGGCACTCTCGCCGGCGGCCGCGCCGACTACTCCGTGGGCGCCTTCAATGGCAACGGCGTCAACAACGCCGGCAACGACAACAATGCCTTCCTGACCGTCGCCCGCGTCTCCGCCAAGGCCTGGACCGGCAAGATCCACGAGCAGGCCGCCACGTGGTCGGTCGGCGCCAATGCCTTCACCACCCGCGACACCGGCACCTTCACCGGTCGCCGCGAAGGCTTCGGGCTCGACACCCAGTTCAACGCCGGTCCCGCCATCCTCCGCGCCGAGTGGCTCACCTCCACCTCCGACCCGGCCGCCGCCGCCGCTACCGAGGCCGACGGCTGGTATCTCACCGCGCTCTACGATCTCACCAAGACCTGGCAGTTCGCCGCCCGGTACGAGACGTACGACGCGAACACCGCGACGGCCCGCAACGAGACTGATACCCTCGTGCTCGGCGTCAACCACCGCATCCGGGGCAACGACCTCGTCCTCACCCTCAACTACCTCGCCGGCAACGCCGACCTCGGCGGCAACGACGACCGCCTGATCGCCCGCCTGCAGGTGGTGTTCTGA
- a CDS encoding PDC sensor domain-containing protein, which translates to MKSFSRLLPLCTLLTLPLAAAELPARVPELAQGEISALAADPVIVSAVTAQNDRGATLADVTAADKVWLATPGTADFMKLVIDSPAGEHLRTWRKSRPYVSEIIVMDRLGANVAITEKTSDYWQGDEPKFSASFKDAGLVFIDRMKFDDSTQTYSVQVSVPVRDPAGTLIGVLCCGLDLEHL; encoded by the coding sequence ATGAAATCCTTTTCCCGCCTCCTCCCGCTCTGCACCCTGCTCACCCTCCCGCTCGCCGCCGCGGAACTCCCGGCCCGCGTCCCCGAACTCGCGCAGGGCGAAATCTCCGCCCTCGCGGCCGATCCGGTCATCGTCAGCGCGGTGACCGCCCAAAACGACCGCGGCGCCACCCTCGCCGATGTCACCGCCGCCGACAAGGTCTGGCTGGCCACCCCGGGGACCGCCGACTTCATGAAGCTCGTCATCGACTCGCCGGCCGGTGAACACCTGCGCACCTGGCGCAAGTCCCGTCCCTATGTGTCGGAGATCATCGTCATGGACCGGCTCGGCGCCAACGTCGCCATCACGGAAAAGACCTCCGACTACTGGCAGGGGGACGAGCCCAAATTCTCCGCGTCCTTCAAGGACGCCGGCCTCGTCTTCATCGACCGCATGAAATTCGACGACAGCACCCAGACCTACTCCGTCCAGGTCTCTGTTCCCGTCCGCGACCCCGCCGGCACGCTTATCGGCGTGCTCTGCTGCGGCCTCGACCTCGAGCACCTCTGA
- a CDS encoding HAMP domain-containing methyl-accepting chemotaxis protein, translated as MAQLSVSTKLITGFSVLVLLVAVTGFVGYRAGAGINTHLIKASDHTLPSVSLLLEADRDLHQALVAERTMIFVNPESDQFKSLLQDHADNIKQATTRWEKFKAVNRLPAAARAIEADYETKIAAWIATTERIREARRANTPEGRREAIDLANTTAVAQFNSARECINQLTELLAASSAADQALAAATHRRATWGSLGVTALSVAVGAGLTWFVGIRLARTLRTVVQTLSVNAGETSSAAGQISNSSQQLASGASTQAASLEEISASLTEVSSMVQRNAEHTGKARTLTQQTRQAADHGSEEMRHMAEAVQAIDGSSRNISAIIKTIDEIAFQTNILALNAAVEAARAGEAGAGFSVVAEEVRALAHRSAAAAKETAEKIEDSLAKSRHGVELSARVATSLEEINTRAREVDGVVQEIASASQQQSQGISQITSAVAGMDRITQTNAATAEESAAAAEELNAQTHCLHDAINQLNQLVGADLAAADHCTIRPTPRTRHAEPHLAAVS; from the coding sequence ATGGCCCAGCTTTCCGTCAGTACCAAGCTCATCACCGGCTTCAGCGTGCTCGTGCTCCTCGTGGCGGTCACCGGCTTCGTCGGCTATCGCGCCGGCGCCGGCATCAACACGCACCTGATCAAGGCCAGCGACCACACGCTGCCCTCGGTTTCCCTCCTCCTCGAGGCCGACCGCGACCTGCACCAGGCCCTCGTGGCCGAGCGCACGATGATCTTCGTCAACCCCGAGTCTGACCAGTTCAAGAGCCTCCTGCAGGACCACGCGGACAACATCAAGCAGGCCACCACCCGCTGGGAGAAATTCAAGGCCGTCAACCGCCTGCCCGCCGCCGCCCGCGCCATCGAGGCCGACTATGAGACGAAGATCGCCGCCTGGATCGCCACCACCGAGCGCATCCGCGAGGCCCGTCGCGCCAACACCCCCGAGGGGCGGCGCGAAGCCATCGATCTCGCCAACACCACCGCCGTCGCCCAGTTCAACTCCGCCCGGGAGTGCATCAACCAGCTCACCGAGCTGCTCGCCGCCTCCTCCGCGGCCGATCAGGCTCTCGCCGCCGCCACTCACCGGCGCGCCACCTGGGGCAGCCTCGGCGTCACCGCGCTCAGCGTCGCCGTCGGCGCCGGCCTCACCTGGTTCGTCGGCATCCGCCTCGCCCGCACGCTTCGGACTGTCGTCCAGACCCTCTCCGTCAACGCCGGCGAAACCTCGTCGGCCGCCGGCCAGATCAGCAACTCCAGCCAGCAGCTCGCGTCGGGCGCCAGCACCCAGGCCGCCTCCCTCGAGGAAATCAGCGCCTCGCTCACCGAGGTCTCCAGCATGGTCCAGCGCAACGCCGAACACACGGGCAAGGCGCGCACCCTCACCCAGCAGACCCGCCAGGCCGCCGACCACGGCAGCGAGGAGATGCGCCACATGGCCGAGGCCGTGCAGGCGATCGACGGCTCCAGCCGCAACATCAGCGCCATCATCAAGACCATCGACGAAATCGCCTTCCAGACCAACATCCTCGCCCTCAACGCCGCCGTCGAGGCCGCCCGCGCCGGCGAGGCCGGCGCCGGCTTCAGCGTCGTCGCCGAGGAGGTCCGCGCCCTCGCCCACCGCAGCGCCGCCGCCGCCAAGGAGACCGCCGAGAAGATCGAAGACTCCCTCGCGAAGAGCCGCCACGGGGTCGAGCTCAGCGCCCGCGTCGCCACCTCCCTCGAGGAGATCAACACCCGCGCCCGCGAGGTCGACGGCGTCGTGCAGGAGATCGCCAGCGCCTCCCAGCAGCAGTCCCAGGGTATCAGCCAGATCACCAGCGCCGTCGCCGGCATGGACCGCATCACCCAGACCAACGCCGCCACGGCCGAGGAATCCGCCGCCGCCGCCGAGGAACTGAACGCCCAGACCCACTGCCTCCACGACGCCATCAACCAGCTCAACCAGCTCGTCGGCGCCGACCTCGCCGCCGCGGACCACTGCACGATCCGCCCCACCCCCCGCACCCGCCACGCCGAGCCGCACCTGGCCGCCGTTTCCTGA
- the folE2 gene encoding GTP cyclohydrolase FolE2 — MKQMYLHRSDCGQPPLVQRGYDRKFKSSPAYRATLPDMMDVAHEAIQGANVPIQQVGIHNFKLPLKYRTKAGKTLTLETSVTGTVSLEAELKGINMSRIMRTFYEHKNGVTTGEWMGKILKGYLRKVETKDARLKIAFSYPMVRTSLRTGLEGYQFYTVAFEGVMTRDGRYRRFIHFDFVYSSACPCSAELTEHARAKRGAYGVPHSQRSKARITLEEVDGKKIWIEDVHALCLKALQTETQVMVKREDEQAFAELNGAYLKFVEDAARLLYREFDRDKRIADFRIACSHLESLHSHDAVSVICKGVKGGFSADFMDFGMLVC, encoded by the coding sequence ATGAAACAGATGTATCTCCACCGCTCGGACTGCGGGCAGCCGCCGCTCGTCCAGCGGGGCTACGACCGTAAGTTCAAATCCAGCCCCGCCTACCGGGCCACGCTGCCCGACATGATGGATGTCGCCCATGAGGCGATCCAAGGGGCGAACGTGCCGATCCAGCAGGTGGGCATCCACAATTTCAAGCTGCCGCTGAAGTACCGCACCAAGGCCGGCAAGACTCTCACACTGGAGACCAGCGTCACCGGCACGGTGTCGCTCGAGGCGGAGCTCAAGGGCATCAACATGAGCCGCATCATGCGGACGTTCTACGAGCACAAGAATGGCGTCACCACCGGCGAGTGGATGGGCAAGATCCTGAAGGGTTACCTGCGCAAGGTGGAGACGAAGGACGCGCGGCTGAAGATCGCCTTCTCGTACCCGATGGTGCGGACGAGCCTGCGCACGGGGCTGGAAGGCTACCAGTTCTACACCGTGGCGTTCGAGGGCGTGATGACCCGCGACGGGCGTTACCGCCGGTTCATCCACTTTGACTTTGTGTATTCGTCGGCCTGCCCCTGCTCGGCCGAACTCACCGAACACGCCCGCGCCAAGCGCGGGGCCTACGGCGTGCCGCATTCGCAGCGGAGCAAGGCCCGCATCACGCTGGAGGAGGTGGACGGAAAGAAGATCTGGATCGAGGACGTGCATGCCCTCTGCCTCAAGGCGCTGCAGACCGAGACGCAGGTCATGGTGAAGCGGGAGGACGAGCAGGCCTTTGCCGAGCTCAACGGGGCCTACCTGAAATTCGTGGAGGATGCCGCGCGGCTGCTCTACCGGGAGTTCGACCGCGACAAGCGGATCGCCGATTTCCGGATCGCCTGCTCGCACCTGGAGTCGCTGCACTCGCACGACGCCGTGAGCGTGATCTGCAAGGGCGTGAAGGGCGGCTTCAGCGCGGACTTCATGGATTTCGGCATGTTGGTCTGCTGA
- a CDS encoding 6-pyruvoyl trahydropterin synthase family protein: MPKKSSPQKSREPSVRALAGTVFITRQVHFNSAHRLYNPTKSLAWNQKQYGMCTNPHWHGHNYVLEVTLKGQPDPVTGYIMDLARLKKVLHTAVVDKCDHRNLNDEVDFLRGIIPSTENLVIAFWHEIAPRIHLPARLHCVRLYETPRNFAEFFGPAHH; this comes from the coding sequence ATGCCGAAGAAGTCCTCCCCTCAAAAAAGCCGCGAACCTTCCGTGCGGGCCCTGGCCGGCACGGTGTTTATTACGCGGCAGGTGCATTTCAACTCCGCGCACCGGCTGTACAATCCCACCAAGAGCCTCGCCTGGAACCAGAAGCAATACGGCATGTGCACCAACCCGCACTGGCACGGCCACAACTATGTGCTGGAGGTGACGTTGAAGGGCCAGCCTGATCCGGTCACCGGGTACATTATGGATCTGGCCCGGCTGAAGAAGGTCCTGCACACGGCGGTGGTGGACAAGTGCGACCACCGCAACCTGAACGACGAGGTCGACTTTCTGCGCGGGATCATCCCCTCGACGGAGAACCTGGTGATCGCGTTCTGGCACGAGATCGCGCCCCGCATCCACCTGCCGGCCCGGCTGCACTGCGTGCGGCTGTACGAGACGCCCCGCAACTTCGCCGAGTTCTTCGGCCCGGCCCACCACTGA
- a CDS encoding MBL fold metallo-hydrolase, with protein MALRFRILGSGSSGNAALLSSDDTRVLVDAGFSARKLGELLAAADESWSRIDAIFLTHEHGDHAAALGGLARHPHIKVFANRRTAETLQAGLKHRINWQLFETGSAFRFRDFEVQSFTVPHDAQDPVGFLIAHGHDDLLSPRRRLAWLTDLGHAPASVREHIREADVLVVEANHCSTMLQADTKRPWSTKQRISGRHGHLSNAAARELLESTTGARWRHVFLTHLSRDCNSLAAVEAACGAVLTARQCGFSVVAPGGGTPFFEF; from the coding sequence ATGGCCCTGCGTTTCCGCATCCTGGGCAGCGGCAGCTCCGGCAACGCCGCCCTCCTCTCCTCCGACGACACCCGCGTGCTCGTGGACGCGGGCTTTTCCGCCCGCAAACTCGGCGAACTCCTCGCCGCGGCCGACGAATCATGGTCGCGCATCGACGCCATCTTCCTCACCCACGAGCACGGCGATCACGCGGCCGCCCTCGGCGGGCTGGCCCGCCACCCCCACATCAAGGTCTTCGCCAACCGCCGCACCGCCGAGACCCTCCAGGCCGGCCTCAAGCACCGCATCAACTGGCAGCTCTTCGAGACGGGCAGCGCCTTCCGCTTCCGCGACTTCGAGGTGCAAAGCTTCACCGTGCCCCACGACGCCCAGGACCCCGTCGGCTTCCTCATCGCCCACGGCCACGACGACCTCCTCTCCCCCCGCCGCCGCCTCGCCTGGCTCACCGACCTCGGCCACGCCCCCGCCAGCGTCCGCGAGCACATCCGCGAGGCCGATGTCCTCGTCGTCGAGGCCAACCACTGCTCCACCATGCTCCAGGCCGACACCAAGCGCCCCTGGTCCACCAAGCAGCGCATCAGCGGCCGCCACGGCCACCTCTCCAACGCCGCCGCCCGCGAACTGCTCGAGAGCACCACCGGCGCCCGCTGGCGCCACGTCTTCCTCACCCACCTCAGCCGCGACTGCAATTCCCTGGCCGCCGTCGAGGCCGCCTGCGGCGCCGTCCTCACCGCCCGCCAATGCGGCTTCTCCGTCGTTGCCCCCGGCGGCGGAACCCCTTTCTTTGAGTTCTGA
- the pyk gene encoding pyruvate kinase produces the protein MPLPSYRRTKIIATLGPATESEPALTRLIECGVDVIRLNMAHAKHDWTRTVIRRIRAISKKVGREVAIMMDIKGPEIRTGDVDVPIELRPGEIFDFTVKPGAERDNSEEIRSVDVNYQNLVNDIKVGDIVLVDNGIIRLEVRQKYDAHIRCCVLTPGSLTSRRHINLPGVRVNLPSFTEKDRGDTLVGLEEGIDFVALSFVREAADIVQLRGFLKQQNSTARIVAKIEDQQAISNLDEIIRATDVLMVARGDLGIEVPFEDLPIIQHRAVRTCLSVGRPVIVATHMLESMISQPVPTRAEITDVANAVYEQADCVMLSGETTIGKYPFECIRVMDSIARRVEEELAADFPEPAVFIEPRMKFMRAAVVMANEFPGSRIVIFTRRGLSAAGLAAHRPARAPILALTDNVAAVRQLRIVRSVEPYLIGPFGDPEKTLTRALDMLRDAGRVKAGDKLVIISDVLAENGDRVDSIQMRSVS, from the coding sequence ATGCCGCTCCCTTCCTACCGCCGCACCAAGATCATCGCCACCCTCGGGCCCGCCACCGAGAGCGAACCCGCCCTCACCCGCCTGATCGAGTGCGGCGTCGATGTCATCCGCCTCAACATGGCGCACGCCAAGCACGACTGGACGCGCACCGTCATCCGCCGCATCCGCGCCATTTCCAAGAAAGTCGGCCGCGAAGTGGCTATCATGATGGATATCAAGGGCCCGGAGATCCGGACCGGCGACGTCGACGTGCCGATCGAGCTGCGCCCCGGCGAGATTTTTGACTTTACCGTCAAACCCGGCGCCGAACGCGACAACTCCGAGGAAATCCGCTCCGTCGACGTCAACTACCAGAACCTCGTCAACGACATCAAGGTCGGCGACATCGTCCTCGTCGACAACGGCATCATCCGCCTCGAGGTCCGCCAGAAATACGACGCCCACATCCGCTGCTGCGTCCTCACCCCCGGCTCCCTCACCTCCCGCCGCCACATCAACCTGCCGGGCGTCCGCGTCAACCTCCCCTCCTTCACCGAAAAGGACCGCGGCGACACCCTCGTCGGCCTGGAAGAGGGCATCGACTTCGTCGCCCTCTCCTTCGTCCGCGAGGCCGCCGACATCGTCCAGCTCCGCGGCTTCCTCAAGCAGCAGAATTCCACCGCCCGCATCGTCGCCAAGATCGAGGACCAGCAAGCCATCTCCAACCTCGACGAGATCATCCGCGCCACCGACGTCCTGATGGTCGCCCGCGGCGACCTCGGCATCGAGGTTCCCTTTGAGGACCTCCCCATCATCCAGCACCGCGCCGTCCGCACCTGCCTCTCCGTCGGCCGCCCCGTCATCGTCGCCACCCACATGCTGGAATCGATGATCAGCCAACCGGTCCCCACCCGCGCCGAGATCACCGACGTCGCCAACGCCGTCTACGAGCAGGCCGACTGCGTCATGCTCTCCGGCGAGACCACCATCGGTAAATACCCCTTCGAGTGCATCCGCGTGATGGACTCCATCGCCCGCCGCGTGGAGGAGGAACTCGCCGCCGACTTCCCCGAACCCGCCGTGTTCATCGAGCCCCGCATGAAGTTCATGCGCGCCGCCGTCGTCATGGCCAACGAGTTCCCCGGCTCACGCATCGTCATCTTCACCCGCCGCGGCCTGAGCGCCGCCGGCCTCGCCGCCCACCGCCCCGCCCGCGCCCCGATCCTCGCCCTCACCGACAATGTCGCCGCGGTCCGCCAGCTCCGCATCGTCCGCTCGGTCGAGCCCTACCTCATCGGGCCCTTCGGCGATCCCGAGAAGACCCTCACCCGCGCCCTCGACATGCTCCGCGACGCCGGCCGCGTGAAGGCCGGCGACAAGCTCGTGATCATTTCCGACGTCCTCGCCGAAAACGGCGACCGGGTGGACAGCATCCAGATGCGCTCGGTCAGCTGA
- a CDS encoding carbohydrate binding family 9 domain-containing protein, which produces MPISSRLLLCTLLLGARLAAAPFLEVRPADAPPVIDGVITPGEWAMATPTDAFRQVEPVEDGAVTERTEFWVTYDRHHLYVAIRCHDTGGRAGVRAYSMQRDQDNGSDDLVRIVLDTFHRQSDGYYFALTAAGGRHDGLVQNKEEANDQWDALWHGRTSIDDGGWSAEFAIPFKSLSFDAANDTWGFNVARAVRRKQEVMRWSGIVRNKPTVSLPLLGELRGLRGLEQGRGLDLKPFASATTRHDPRPGTKRTEFKPGLDLVWNVTPSLAATLTVNTDFADAEVDERQVNLGRFPLFFPEKRGFFTQDASLFTFAGIRQDPLPFFSRRIGLAGDGTKVDVLGGLKLTGRAGPWTLGLLDVQIDEHAGVDSRNLLAGRVARQVGAESSAGLIFTHGDPRGGDNTLVGTDFNYVNNQLPGGKSVTIRTALQATDSDLAGGQGTAATLSVDYPNEPFGYYASLSRISDRYDPALGFVSRTGTGNLFFSPYYVFRRPAGWIRQTQLFLETERTTTLGADLLDSGTWLGVYSENEHGDYANLWFNESRETYDAPFAIRPGIVIPTGVHRWHQGQFQIGTARNRPVDVFLRWRHGGFLTGQADDYQVNLGWRPSSRLQFSLRQTYRDIRLPSGDFVVRTGSARVSYTFTPDLQLSLLGQFDNISDSLGVNFRIKWTPQPGNDLYLVVNQGYDTTEDHFRPTGNETSLKGAWTYRF; this is translated from the coding sequence ATGCCCATTTCTTCCCGCCTCCTCCTCTGCACCCTCCTGCTCGGCGCCCGTCTCGCGGCCGCTCCCTTTCTGGAGGTCCGTCCCGCCGACGCCCCCCCGGTCATCGACGGCGTGATCACCCCGGGCGAATGGGCCATGGCCACGCCCACCGATGCCTTCCGCCAGGTCGAGCCGGTCGAAGACGGCGCGGTGACCGAACGCACTGAGTTCTGGGTCACCTACGACCGACACCACCTCTACGTCGCGATCCGCTGCCACGACACCGGCGGCCGCGCCGGCGTCCGCGCCTACTCCATGCAGCGCGACCAGGACAACGGCTCTGACGATCTCGTCCGCATCGTCCTCGACACCTTCCACCGGCAGAGCGACGGGTATTACTTCGCCCTCACCGCCGCGGGCGGCCGCCACGACGGCTTGGTCCAGAACAAGGAGGAGGCCAACGACCAATGGGACGCCCTCTGGCACGGCCGCACCAGCATCGACGACGGCGGCTGGAGCGCCGAGTTCGCCATCCCGTTCAAGTCCCTCTCCTTCGACGCGGCCAACGACACCTGGGGCTTCAACGTCGCCCGCGCCGTCCGCCGCAAGCAGGAGGTCATGCGCTGGAGCGGCATCGTGCGCAACAAACCCACCGTCTCCCTCCCCCTGCTCGGCGAACTCCGCGGCCTTCGCGGCCTGGAGCAGGGCCGCGGTCTCGACCTCAAGCCCTTCGCCAGCGCCACCACCCGCCACGACCCGCGACCCGGGACGAAGCGCACCGAGTTCAAGCCCGGCCTCGACCTCGTCTGGAATGTCACGCCCTCCCTCGCCGCCACCCTCACCGTGAACACCGACTTCGCCGACGCCGAGGTGGACGAGCGCCAGGTCAACCTCGGGCGCTTCCCCCTCTTCTTCCCGGAGAAACGCGGCTTCTTCACCCAGGACGCCTCGCTCTTCACCTTCGCCGGCATCCGCCAGGATCCCCTGCCCTTCTTCTCCCGCCGCATCGGCCTGGCCGGGGACGGCACCAAGGTCGATGTGCTCGGCGGCCTCAAGCTCACCGGCCGCGCCGGTCCGTGGACGCTCGGCCTCCTCGATGTGCAGATCGACGAACACGCCGGGGTGGATTCCCGCAACCTGCTCGCCGGCCGCGTCGCCCGCCAGGTCGGCGCCGAATCGAGCGCGGGCCTGATCTTCACGCACGGCGATCCACGCGGGGGCGACAACACCCTTGTCGGGACCGATTTCAACTACGTCAATAACCAGCTGCCAGGCGGCAAGTCGGTCACGATCCGCACCGCCCTGCAGGCCACCGACTCCGATCTCGCGGGCGGTCAGGGCACCGCCGCCACCTTGTCGGTCGACTACCCCAACGAGCCCTTCGGCTACTACGCCTCCCTCAGCCGCATCAGCGACCGCTACGATCCCGCCCTCGGCTTCGTCTCCCGGACCGGCACGGGCAATCTGTTCTTCTCCCCCTACTATGTTTTCCGCCGCCCCGCCGGCTGGATCCGCCAGACCCAGCTCTTCCTCGAGACCGAGCGCACGACCACGCTCGGCGCCGACCTGCTCGACAGCGGCACCTGGCTGGGCGTCTACTCCGAAAACGAGCACGGCGACTACGCCAACCTCTGGTTCAACGAATCCCGCGAGACCTACGACGCCCCCTTCGCCATCCGGCCCGGCATCGTGATCCCGACCGGCGTGCACCGCTGGCACCAGGGCCAGTTCCAAATCGGCACGGCCCGCAACCGCCCCGTCGATGTCTTCCTGCGCTGGCGCCACGGCGGCTTTCTCACCGGCCAAGCCGATGACTACCAGGTCAACCTCGGCTGGCGCCCCAGCTCCCGCCTGCAATTCAGCCTGCGCCAGACCTACCGGGACATCCGCCTGCCTTCGGGTGACTTTGTCGTCCGCACCGGCTCGGCCCGCGTCTCCTACACCTTCACCCCCGACCTGCAGCTCAGCCTGCTCGGCCAGTTCGACAACATCTCCGATTCCCTCGGCGTGAATTTCCGGATCAAGTGGACACCCCAGCCCGGCAACGACCTCTACCTCGTCGTCAACCAGGGCTACGACACCACCGAGGACCACTTCCGCCCCACCGGCAACGAAACCTCCCTCAAGGGCGCCTGGACCTACCGGTTCTAA